A single Venturia canescens isolate UGA chromosome 1, ASM1945775v1, whole genome shotgun sequence DNA region contains:
- the LOC122410622 gene encoding uncharacterized protein, giving the protein MPTCIVPGCTSGYVSNPEKVHFFTVPKNADSAKQWKIAVRRPDDFVKSRSAVCEKHFRKSEILWKRELLGPDGQVLGVSHYKIPRLKKGCVPSQFPWVESTEPDDTQMKNLLSPDNNHESAATAQVNITKDEAMEIPTPEDCATVTEPAPMILLEQKIPETSCPIFGFNDILTAQLNLPTGWARQATSCGDNKIVFFFIHHTVEIEGIFQTFLLKDVTIKENLSIQIRVMGLQLDPASLQLPSVITDIEQLQDLLTKIHRFNLCNGCAEPPIKPELEQLNCKAIRKDVMNKWRHAECCLLISKGRNCPYCSRAKKTLETNFRRFIQNKVKDRRKKKKDLNEQKKTLVRLQSRYRAAIKAKRLAREQIKNLKQEVFKIRKKLAECTSKDLE; this is encoded by the exons ATGCCAACGTGCATCGTTCCGGGTTGTACGTCAGGATACGTTTCTAATCCCGAAAAAGTGCACTTTTTTACTGTTCCGAAAAATGCCGACAGTGCAAAACAGTGGAAAATTGCTGTGAGGCGCCCAGACGATTTTGTTAAATCTAGAAGTGCTGTgtgtgaaaaacattttcgaaaGAGCGAAATTCTTTGGAAACGAGAACTACTCGGTCCTGATGGCCAAGTGCTTGGAGTG TCACATTATAAAATCCCACGACTGAAAAAAGGGTGCGTGCCATCGCAGTTTCCATGGGTCGAGTCAACGGAACCGGATGATacacaaatgaaaaatctgtTATCTCCAGACAACAATCATGAATCTGCCGCCACCGCTCAAGTGAATATTACCAAAGATGAAGCGATGGAAATTCCAACTCCTGAAGATTGTGCTACTGTCACTGAACCTGCTCCAATGATTTTGCTCGAACAAAAAATTCCTGAAACAAGTTGTCCCATATTTGGATTCAACGACATTCTCACTGCACAGTTAAATCTTCCAACTGGATGGGCGAGACAAGCAACTTCGTGTGGAGACAataaaatcgtctttttttttatccaccaCACCGTAGAGATTGAGGGCATCTTCCAAACTTTCCTACTCAAAGATGtgacaataaaagaaaacttgTCGATTCAGATCAGAGTTATGGGCCTACAACTTGATCCAGCTAGTCTTCAGTTACCTTCAGTCATTACGGATATAGAACAACTGCAGGATTTGCTGACTAAAATTCATCGGTTCAACTTATGTAATGGTTGTGCGGAACCACCGATTAAACCAGAATTAGAACAATTGAATTGCAAGGCAATCAGAAAAGATGTAATGAATAAATGGCGTCATGCTGAATGCTGTCTTCTGATTTCAAAAGGAAGGAATTGCCCATATTGCAGCAGggcgaaaaaaactttggaaacaaattttcgcaGATTTATACAAAACAAAGTGAAGGATcgacggaagaaaaaaaaggatttaaaTGAACAGAAAAAGACATTGGTGAGATTGCAGTCAAGATACCGTGCAGCAATAAAAGCCAAACGTCTCGCTCgagaacaaataaaaaacttgaagcAAGAAGTTTTTAAGATACGGAAGAAATTAGCCGAATGTACCTCGAAAGACCTTGAGTAG
- the LOC122410488 gene encoding uncharacterized protein, with the protein MAIIDAGIGKTQWNTILSALNIPVLSPTTFKRHEEAYVTDNNNISSHIQSLHEPEEPVDLAASFDTAWQRRGTGHSYNSMSGHSSLIGHNSKKILSYDVRTKACAKCNRGHRPDDHDCRKNFEGSAKSMEPEMAVRMVVNNDLLKNEGARISVLIGDDDSSTIAAVQRESTTKVEKWSDLNHSAKGLTNALYKAHVPTKIIPYLSRCFNYTIKQNQGDPAAKKKQKTNKEQEPQNEENENDETTGNYRYKGLPKGQPLSDPVLRSSLTSIFARFARNSEKLVPCASSQANESFNHTVASKAPKSRFYAGSESLH; encoded by the exons ATGG cAATCATTGATGCAGGTATAGGGAAAACACAGTGGAATACAATCTTGTCGGCTTTGAATATTCCCGTACTGTCCCCTACAACTTTTAAACG TCATGAAGAAGCATACGTAACggacaataataatattagtTCACATATTCAATCACTGCATGAACCAGAAGAACCTGTGGACTTAGCAGCATCGTTTGATACTGCATGGCAGAGGCGTGGTACTGGACACTCTTACAACAGTATGTCAG GTCACTCATCTCTTATCGGTCACAATTCGAAAAAGATTCTCAGTTACGATGTTCGTACTAAAGCATGTGCGAAGTGTAATCGAGGACATCGGCCTGACGATCATGATTGTCGGAAAAATTTCGAGGGTAGCGCAAAATCCATGGAGCCGGAAATGGCTGTGAGAATGGTCGTGAATAATGACTTACTCAAAAACGAGGGAGCCCGAATTTCTGTACTTATCGGCGACGACGACTCTTCAACGATTGCAGCAGTACAACGAGAATCTActacaaaagtcgaaaagtGGTCTGATTTGAATCACTCAGCCAAAGGATTAACTAATGCTCTTTACAAGGCACATGTGCCAACAAAAATAATTCCGTATCTTTCACGCTGCTTCAACTATACGATCAAACAAAACCAAGGAGATCCTGCAGCC aaaaaaaaacaaaaaacaaacaaagaaCAAGAACcacaaaacgaagaaaacgaaaatgacGAGACGACTGGAAATTATCGATACAAAGGTCTCCCGAAAGGTCAACCACTCTCAGATCCTGTACTCCGGAGCTCTTTGACGTCCATATTCGCACGCTTTGCACGAAATTCAGAGAAATTGGTGCCGTGTGCCTCAAGTCAGGCTAATGAGTCATTCAATCACACTGTAGCTAGCAAAGCTCCGAAATCGAGATTTTATGCTGGATCAGAATCTCTACATTAA
- the LOC122410561 gene encoding uncharacterized protein, producing the protein MSRNKKKLSREEVLEKKRVTERLRYEKIKNDPERLAAQKEKEKKKYLRKKEKGQRKLVSSMSAREKRQARKKWKRYAATYYSKKQTEGKAVEKLATNESSFSLSNEDANCEELQRKVTSRLAVGRERSHKERLKRNRLLNEKDKVITKLKADLNKYKKRYQRCKKKKKQKSQELTPNAKMMVLAEDPTTRADVVKKALFGDIIAEQIAENIPKLKTVHEKRISNKLLLGKLVEQRKIWKLDNKIITYKKVWHNKKQKSKKIPKRCLKTIVQSFLEDDKYSRLCAGKKEFVTRKKIRKQKRYRLDTLKNLHKEFLKLGNVIISYSMFARLTPFWIVSPKVTDRDTCMCTVHSNIQLLVTALNRSKILKVSSYQNLLNSICCDRHRESCVERTCEICSGKSIPFHEEFDDTLLIPYKQWTSSKEKFIDLKTKKEKIVVKQKQKGFEICARELVTKLENDLGKILNHERNILHQYQCIKMKKESLTEKEVMIHMDFSENYCTKYGEEIQSFHFGGSRTQLSLHTVVVYLKGSTKSYCTVSSNLFHNVPAIWAHLKPVLQQLPADIENIHFLSDGPVTQYRNKLMFYILASKISDFCPEIKSWTWNYHEAGHGKGAPDGVGAVCKRTADSVVACGGDVTNLSEFCRAIQNRCPNITLYQPPDTDELFLYDY; encoded by the coding sequence ATGtcaagaaacaagaaaaaattaagtAGAGAAGAAGTATTAGAGAAGAAGAGAGTTACCGAAAGATTgcggtatgaaaaaataaaaaatgatcctGAAAGACTGGCGGCTcaaaaagaaaaggagaagaagaagtaccttagaaaaaaagaaaaagggcaAAGAAAATTAGTGTCTTCAATGTCAGCTCGTGAAAAAAGACAAGCtcgcaaaaaatggaaaaggtACGCCGCAACTTATTATTCTAAAAAACAAACCGAAGGAAAagctgttgaaaaattagcaacaaaTGAGAGTTCATTCAGTTTAAGTAACGAAGACGCCAACTGTGAGGAATTACAACGAAAGGTAACATCGCGATTAGCCGTGGGTAGGGAACGTTCGCATAAAGAGCGACTAAAACGTAACCGattattaaatgaaaaagataaagTTATTACGAAACTCAAAGCTGATTTGAATAAGTATAAAAAGAGATACCAAAGAtgcaaaaaaaagaagaaacaaaaatcacAAGAGCTTACGCCAAACGCTAAAATGATGGTTCTGGCTGAAGATCCAACGACACGAGCCGATGTAGTAAAAAAAGCTTTATTTGGCGACATCATTGCTGAACAAATTGCAGAGAACATTCCCAAACTAAAAACggtccacgaaaaaagaatttcgaataaactACTTTTGGGGAAACTtgttgaacaaagaaaaatttggaaattagacaataaaattataacatacaaaaaggtttggcataataagaaacaaaaatcaaaaaaaataccaaagcGTTGCTTGAAAACAATTGTTCAATCTTTTTTGGAAGACGACAAGTATAGCAGATTGTGCGCAGGTAAAAAAGAATTtgtaacaagaaaaaaaattagaaagcAGAAACGCTACCGATTAGATACGTTAAAAAACCTCCACAAAGAGTTTTTAAAGTTGGGAAACGTTATTATCAGCTACTCTATGTTTGCCAGATTAACACCATTTTGGATAGTTTCCCCAAAGGTTACAGACAGAGATACGTGCATGTGTACCGTGCATAGCAATATCCAGTTGCTTGTTACTGCTCTAAACcgttcgaaaattctgaaagtcTCCAGCTACCAAAATTTATTAAACTCCATCTGTTGTGACCGGCATAGGGAATCATGCGTCGAAAGAACATGTGAAATCTGCTCTGGAAAATCTATCCCTTTTCATGAAGAGTTTGATGACACGTTGTTAATCCCATACAAACAATGGACATCTtccaaagaaaaatttattgatttgaaaacgaaaaaagaaaaaattgtagtcAAACAGAAGCAGAAAGGTTTCGAAATATGTGCTAGAGAACTCGTCACGAAATTAGAGAATGATTTGGGCAAAATCTTGAACCACGAGAGAAATATTTTGCACCAATATCAGtgcataaaaatgaaaaaagaatctcTTACTGAAAAAGAAGTCATGATTCACATGGACTTTTCAGAAAATTACTGCACCAAATATGGTGAAGAAATTCAGTCTTTCCATTTTGGAGGATCTCGTACACAGTTGTCATTGCACACGGTTGTTGTATACTTGAAAGGATCGACTAAATCTTATTGCACCGTTTCATCAAACTTATTTCATAATGTGCCGGCTATTTGGGCTCACTTAAAACCAGTTTTGCAGCAATTGCCAGcagatattgaaaatattcattttttaagtgaTGGACCTGTGACACAATATAGAAACAAGCTCATGTTTTACATTCTGGCTTCCAAAATTTCTGATTTCTGCCCTGAAATTAAGAGTTGGACGTGGAACTACCATGAGGCGGGTCACGGCAAAGGAGCACCCGATGGTGTGGGCGCCGTCTGTAAAAGAACTGCGGACAGTGTCGTGGCTTGTGGAGGTGACGTAACGAACCTTTCAGAGTTTTGCCGTGCAATTCAAAATCGTTGCCCTAACATTACTCTTTATCAGCCCCCTGACACAGACGAACTATTCCTATACGATTACTAA